In one Nocardioides sp. NBC_00368 genomic region, the following are encoded:
- a CDS encoding alpha/beta fold hydrolase codes for MRGREPDADGYVETDGVKVHYEIYGAETAGPGDRTILLMPTWTVIHSRSWKAQIGYLARHFRVVTFDGRGNGRSDRPEGAAAYTNEAYAADALAVLDATGTDRAVVVGLSCGVTWSLHLAADHPDRVAGLVAIGAACGFPIVQERDAFVWDARLDTTDGWAKYNRYHWLEGGYDDFLEFFFAKMFPEPHSTKQIEDCIAWAHETTPQVVVDATAARLGCDGVLCASVEEICGRVRCPVLAIHGTDDQIRPVAISERLVELTGGSLVLLEGSGHGVVGRDPVKINHLIKDFADAVQPPPRVSRTWVRASHRPKKVLYLSSPIGLGHARRDLAIVQALRRRHEDVQVDWLAQHPVTRVLEAAGERVHPASRWLANESRHIEEESGEHDLHVFDAMRRMDEVLVNNFMVFDDVVRDDHYDLVVGDEAWDVDHFLHENPELKRFGYVWLTDFVGFLPMPDDDARARFVTADHNAEMLQHIERNPRLRDRAIFVGNPADVVPGRFGDGLPEISAWTRQHYDFSGYVTGIDPGSIADKARLRQELGWQPDERVCVVTAGGSGVGSHLLRRVEAAYDAARTAVPDLRMIVVTGPRLDTGVVRARPGFEVLGFVPDLYRLLGACDLAVVQGGLTTTMELTAAGTPFVYVPLRHHFEQNIHVRHRLEQYGAGRCLEYHDLTPDTLARAIADEIGREPRGRPVETDGADRAAGLIAGLL; via the coding sequence ATGAGGGGACGCGAGCCCGACGCCGACGGCTACGTGGAGACCGACGGCGTCAAGGTCCACTACGAGATCTACGGCGCGGAGACCGCCGGCCCGGGCGACCGCACCATCCTGCTGATGCCGACCTGGACCGTCATCCACTCCCGGTCCTGGAAGGCGCAGATCGGCTACCTGGCACGGCACTTCCGGGTCGTGACCTTCGACGGGCGTGGCAACGGGCGGTCCGACCGGCCGGAGGGCGCCGCGGCGTACACGAACGAGGCGTACGCCGCGGACGCCCTCGCCGTCCTCGACGCCACCGGCACCGATCGCGCCGTCGTCGTGGGGCTGTCGTGCGGGGTCACGTGGAGCCTGCACCTGGCCGCGGACCACCCGGACCGGGTGGCCGGGCTGGTCGCGATCGGGGCCGCCTGCGGCTTCCCGATCGTCCAGGAGCGAGACGCCTTCGTCTGGGACGCCCGCCTCGACACCACCGACGGGTGGGCGAAGTACAACCGCTACCACTGGCTCGAGGGCGGCTACGACGACTTCCTGGAGTTCTTCTTCGCCAAGATGTTCCCCGAGCCGCACTCGACCAAGCAGATCGAGGACTGCATCGCCTGGGCACACGAGACGACGCCCCAGGTCGTGGTCGACGCCACCGCGGCGCGCCTCGGGTGCGACGGAGTGCTCTGCGCCTCTGTGGAGGAGATCTGCGGTCGCGTACGGTGCCCGGTCCTCGCCATCCACGGGACCGACGACCAGATCCGGCCGGTCGCGATCAGCGAGCGCCTCGTCGAGCTCACCGGCGGGTCGCTCGTGCTGCTCGAGGGCAGCGGCCACGGCGTGGTGGGCCGCGACCCGGTCAAGATCAACCATCTGATCAAGGACTTCGCGGACGCCGTCCAGCCTCCGCCGCGGGTGAGCCGCACCTGGGTACGCGCGTCCCACCGTCCGAAGAAGGTGCTCTACCTCTCCTCGCCCATCGGGCTCGGCCATGCCCGCCGCGACCTGGCCATCGTGCAGGCGCTCCGGAGGCGGCACGAGGACGTACAGGTCGACTGGCTCGCCCAGCATCCGGTGACGAGGGTCCTCGAGGCAGCCGGCGAACGGGTCCATCCCGCCAGCAGGTGGCTCGCCAACGAGTCGCGCCACATCGAGGAGGAGTCGGGTGAGCACGACCTGCACGTCTTCGACGCGATGCGGCGCATGGACGAGGTCCTGGTCAACAACTTCATGGTCTTCGATGACGTCGTCCGCGACGATCACTACGACCTCGTCGTCGGTGACGAGGCCTGGGACGTCGACCACTTCCTGCACGAGAACCCAGAGCTCAAGCGCTTCGGCTACGTGTGGCTGACCGACTTCGTCGGCTTCCTCCCGATGCCCGACGACGACGCGCGGGCACGGTTCGTCACCGCCGATCACAACGCCGAGATGCTCCAGCACATCGAGCGCAATCCACGCCTTCGCGACCGGGCGATCTTCGTCGGGAACCCCGCGGACGTCGTGCCCGGGCGCTTCGGCGACGGTCTGCCCGAGATCTCGGCCTGGACGCGGCAGCACTACGACTTCAGCGGCTACGTCACCGGCATCGATCCGGGCTCGATCGCCGACAAGGCACGGCTGCGGCAGGAGCTCGGCTGGCAACCCGACGAGCGGGTCTGCGTGGTCACGGCCGGCGGGTCCGGAGTCGGCAGCCACCTGCTCCGCCGGGTGGAAGCGGCGTACGACGCCGCTCGCACGGCTGTGCCGGACCTTCGGATGATCGTCGTGACGGGCCCGCGCCTGGACACCGGCGTCGTCCGAGCGCGTCCCGGCTTCGAGGTGCTCGGCTTCGTCCCCGACCTCTACCGCCTCCTCGGCGCCTGCGACCTTGCCGTGGTGCAGGGCGGGCTGACCACGACGATGGAGCTGACCGCTGCCGGCACGCCGTTCGTCTACGTGCCGCTGCGCCACCACTTCGAGCAGAACATCCACGTCCGGCACCGTCTCGAGCAGTACGGCGCCGGCCGCTGTCTCGAGTACCACGACCTCACCCCGGACACGCTCGCGCGAGCGATCGCCGACGAGATCGGTCGTGAGCCCCGCGGCAGACCGGTCGAGACCGACGGCGCCGATCGCGCCGCTGGTCTGATCGCCGGACTTCTCTGA
- the ribD gene encoding bifunctional diaminohydroxyphosphoribosylaminopyrimidine deaminase/5-amino-6-(5-phosphoribosylamino)uracil reductase RibD, which translates to MKCLDQRDPEPGAMRRALDLAAAIGAPGPATYPNPRVGCVLLGADGSMIAEGYHRGPGTPHAEVDALAKAGEAARGATAVVTLEPCNHTGRTGPCSQALIEAGVARVVYAQADPNPVAAGGAERLKEAGIEVEQGLYAAESRELNRVWTRAAELQRPYVTWKFATTLDGRSAAADGTSRWVSSRAARLDTHKLRALSDTMLVGTNTVAVDDPALTVRDLEDRPVGVQPLRVVMGERDLPADRRIFDAQAPSLHLRTRDPRSALAELWERERRHVFLEGGPTLAAAFLEAGLVDEIVVYVAPFLLGAGRSAVADLGITTISDAFRPRVRSVDVLAPAAPGEEPNVRFILEPQKGEQ; encoded by the coding sequence ATGAAGTGCTTGGACCAGCGTGACCCGGAGCCGGGGGCGATGCGTCGCGCCCTGGACCTGGCCGCTGCGATCGGCGCTCCGGGACCTGCCACCTATCCCAACCCACGGGTGGGCTGCGTACTCCTGGGGGCGGACGGGTCGATGATCGCGGAGGGCTATCACCGCGGGCCCGGCACGCCGCACGCCGAGGTCGACGCCTTGGCGAAGGCCGGGGAGGCCGCCCGCGGGGCGACCGCGGTGGTCACCCTGGAGCCGTGCAACCACACCGGTCGCACCGGTCCCTGCTCGCAGGCGCTCATCGAGGCGGGCGTGGCCCGTGTCGTCTACGCCCAGGCCGATCCGAACCCGGTCGCCGCCGGGGGAGCGGAGCGGCTGAAGGAGGCCGGGATCGAGGTCGAGCAGGGTCTGTACGCAGCAGAGTCCCGTGAGCTCAACCGGGTCTGGACCCGGGCGGCCGAGCTGCAGCGCCCCTACGTCACCTGGAAGTTCGCCACCACCCTCGACGGGCGCAGCGCGGCCGCCGACGGCACCTCGCGCTGGGTCTCCTCGCGGGCCGCGCGGCTCGACACCCACAAGCTGCGTGCGCTGAGCGACACGATGCTGGTCGGGACCAACACGGTCGCGGTCGACGACCCCGCGCTGACGGTGCGCGACCTGGAGGACCGGCCGGTCGGCGTACAGCCTCTCCGGGTCGTCATGGGGGAGCGCGACCTTCCGGCCGATCGCCGGATCTTCGACGCCCAGGCGCCCTCTCTGCACCTGCGCACCCGCGACCCGCGCTCGGCGTTGGCCGAGCTGTGGGAGCGCGAGCGCCGCCATGTCTTTCTCGAGGGCGGGCCGACGCTGGCCGCGGCCTTCCTGGAGGCGGGGCTCGTGGACGAGATCGTCGTCTACGTCGCCCCGTTCCTGCTCGGCGCCGGCCGCTCGGCCGTCGCCGACCTCGGGATCACCACCATCTCCGACGCCTTCCGGCCGCGGGTGCGTTCTGTCGACGTGCTCGCACCAGCCGCGCCGGGCGAGGAGCCGAACGTGCGGTTCATCTTGGAGCCACAGAAAGGGGAGCAGTGA
- a CDS encoding riboflavin synthase, with amino-acid sequence MFTGIVEELGTVAGIEDQGDAVRLTISATTVLSDAELGASIAVNGCCLTVATLGSGEWTADVMLETLKRTSLHAVSVGDQVNLERAVTPTTRLGGHIVQGHVDGVGRILSREPSEHWEVVTISLPPELARYVVEKGSIAVDGISLTVVSVASTGSTNGAEFTVSLIPETLARTSLGFRAVGDEVNLETDIIAKHVEKLVLTSPEGVRS; translated from the coding sequence ATGTTCACCGGGATTGTTGAGGAGCTCGGCACCGTCGCCGGGATCGAGGACCAGGGCGACGCCGTACGCCTGACCATCTCCGCCACGACGGTGCTGTCGGACGCCGAGCTGGGCGCCTCCATCGCGGTCAACGGCTGCTGCCTGACCGTCGCCACGCTGGGTTCCGGCGAGTGGACGGCGGACGTGATGCTGGAGACGCTCAAGCGCACCAGCCTGCACGCGGTCTCGGTCGGCGACCAGGTCAACCTGGAGCGCGCGGTCACCCCGACGACCCGCCTCGGCGGCCACATCGTCCAGGGGCACGTCGACGGCGTCGGCCGCATCCTCTCCCGTGAGCCGAGCGAGCACTGGGAGGTCGTCACGATCTCGCTGCCTCCCGAGCTGGCGCGCTACGTCGTCGAGAAGGGCTCGATCGCGGTGGACGGGATCAGCCTCACCGTCGTCTCCGTGGCCTCGACAGGCTCGACCAACGGGGCGGAGTTCACGGTCAGCCTCATCCCCGAGACCCTGGCGCGTACGTCGCTGGGGTTCCGGGCCGTCGGCGACGAGGTCAACCTCGAGACCGACATCATCGCCAAGCACGTGGAGAAGCTCGTGCTGACTTCACCGGAAGGGGTTCGGTCATGA
- a CDS encoding bifunctional 3,4-dihydroxy-2-butanone-4-phosphate synthase/GTP cyclohydrolase II — protein sequence MTEQQYVGVRLDPVENAIADLAAGKPVVVVDDEDRENEGDLIFSAELATPEVMAFAIRWSSGVICVALPGDRLDALELPPMTRVNEDRKQTAYAVSVDAREGVSTGISAADRALTTRLLAGPSSVAGDLTRPGHVFPLRARDGGVLVRVGHTEAAVDLTRLAGLEPAGALVELVNDDGTMQRAPQLREFADEHGLAMISIADLVTYRRRTEVLVERKAVTRLPTEFGDFTAYGYRTIDDGVEHVALVYGDVVGCDPVLARVHSECLTGDVFGSRRCDCGPQLREALERIADAGCGVVVYLRGHEGRGIGLLAKLQAYQLQDGGRDTVDANLDLGLPADARHYGAASQILRDLKIDSVRLLTNNPEKVSNLEAYGVEVAERVPLTPRPNEHNLAYLLTKRDRMGHALPDLSEPKLSEENR from the coding sequence ATGACGGAGCAGCAGTACGTGGGGGTCCGGCTGGATCCGGTCGAGAACGCGATCGCCGACCTCGCGGCCGGGAAGCCGGTCGTGGTCGTCGACGACGAGGACCGGGAGAACGAGGGCGACCTGATCTTCTCCGCCGAGCTGGCGACCCCCGAGGTGATGGCGTTCGCGATCCGCTGGTCCTCCGGCGTGATCTGCGTGGCGCTGCCCGGCGACCGGCTCGACGCTCTCGAGCTGCCCCCGATGACTCGTGTCAACGAGGACCGCAAGCAGACGGCGTACGCGGTCTCGGTCGACGCCCGCGAAGGCGTCTCGACCGGCATCTCGGCGGCCGACCGGGCGCTCACGACCCGGCTGCTGGCCGGTCCTTCCTCGGTGGCCGGTGATCTGACCCGCCCGGGCCACGTCTTCCCGCTGCGGGCGCGCGACGGGGGAGTGCTGGTGCGGGTCGGCCACACCGAGGCCGCCGTCGACCTGACCCGGCTCGCCGGTCTGGAGCCCGCGGGCGCTCTCGTCGAGCTGGTCAACGACGACGGCACCATGCAGCGCGCGCCGCAGCTGCGCGAGTTCGCCGACGAGCACGGCCTCGCGATGATCTCGATCGCCGACCTGGTCACCTACCGGCGGCGTACGGAGGTGCTGGTCGAGCGCAAGGCGGTGACCCGGCTGCCCACCGAGTTCGGTGACTTCACCGCCTACGGCTACCGCACCATCGACGACGGCGTCGAGCACGTCGCGCTCGTCTACGGCGACGTGGTCGGGTGCGACCCGGTCCTCGCCCGTGTGCACTCGGAGTGCCTGACCGGGGACGTGTTCGGGTCCCGGCGCTGCGACTGCGGACCGCAGCTGCGCGAGGCGCTCGAACGGATCGCGGACGCGGGCTGCGGCGTGGTGGTCTATCTGCGCGGGCACGAGGGCCGCGGGATCGGGCTGCTCGCCAAGCTGCAGGCCTACCAGCTCCAGGACGGCGGCCGCGACACCGTCGACGCCAACCTCGACCTGGGCCTGCCGGCCGATGCGCGCCACTACGGCGCCGCCTCGCAGATCCTCCGCGACCTCAAGATCGACTCGGTGCGCCTGCTCACCAACAACCCTGAGAAGGTGAGCAACCTGGAGGCGTACGGGGTCGAGGTCGCCGAGCGGGTGCCGCTCACCCCGCGCCCCAACGAGCACAACCTCGCCTACCTGCTGACCAAGCGTGACCGGATGGGTCACGCGCTGCCCGATCTGTCTGAGCCGAAGCTTTCCGAGGAGAACCGATGA
- a CDS encoding HAD family hydrolase produces MDMDGTLVDTEPYWVAAEYAIAERFGATWSEEQAMELVGNALIESARLVKEGMGLPHEPEEIVEMLLDGVVEQVEREVPWRPGARELLTDLFEQGVPCALVTMSYARFVGPILKELPEGTFKVIVTGDMVANGKPHPEPYLTAAAALGVAAEDTIAVEDSNTGARSAEAAGCTVLVIENHVPVAPGERRVFRDTLEGMTYADLAAL; encoded by the coding sequence ATGGACATGGACGGCACCCTGGTCGACACCGAGCCCTACTGGGTCGCCGCGGAGTACGCGATCGCCGAGCGCTTCGGGGCGACCTGGTCCGAGGAGCAGGCGATGGAGCTGGTCGGCAACGCGCTGATCGAGTCGGCGCGGCTGGTCAAGGAGGGGATGGGCCTTCCGCACGAGCCGGAGGAGATCGTCGAGATGCTCCTCGACGGCGTGGTCGAGCAGGTCGAGCGCGAGGTGCCGTGGCGCCCGGGGGCGCGCGAGCTGCTCACCGACCTGTTCGAGCAGGGTGTGCCGTGCGCGCTGGTGACGATGTCGTACGCCCGCTTCGTCGGCCCCATCCTCAAGGAGCTTCCCGAGGGCACCTTCAAGGTGATCGTCACCGGTGACATGGTCGCCAACGGCAAGCCCCACCCCGAGCCCTACCTGACCGCGGCCGCCGCGCTCGGCGTGGCGGCCGAGGACACCATCGCGGTCGAGGACTCCAACACCGGCGCCCGCTCCGCCGAGGCCGCCGGCTGCACCGTCCTGGTCATCGAGAACCACGTGCCTGTCGCCCCCGGCGAGCGCCGGGTCTTCCGCGACACGCTCGAGGGCATGACGTACGCCGACCTGGCTGCCCTCTGA
- a CDS encoding ATP-binding protein has translation MLIGREAEQRIVDQLFAGARIGRGGALAVVGEPGVGKTALLNDALERLEGVRVLRATGTEAEQDLAFAGLHLLLRPAFHLIDALPAPQAAALGSALALETSTAGDRFAIGAATLALLCRYAEQAPIAVVVDDLQWLDRPSAEALAFAARRLDADPAVVLLAGRSGAYDGLVDGLDVLELSGLDPAASGDLVRSLEVAPPTEEQVARLFAATGGNPLALLELGRNIELLDDRAPGLPPALPTTLAAAFSRRLAELDQGSRTALLAAVVTNGDLHHTGEVCKRLGLDVSGLGAAERAGLVVVTSSRIDVRHPLVRAAVYAEADETLRRAVHLAEADLLPDDAERRAWHLAEAAWGPDPEVSGLLEAAADSASARTAYTVASTAYERAARLSTDTDRWHLLLCEAAEAAWTGGLHDRAVALLDEIDTRHVPDATRSRTLRIRAQIAARSGSVADAVRILERAAPHAPTPDDTVFLLAEALHAAFYLADAAVSTRLATALLGAVAAAESPRARAIGLAAAGMAKVLSGDGGLEEIQMAVPLLAAHADPAEHPEALPWLLTTPLFLRDAETGANLRRIVDDVRSRMGVGLLPNVLFHVARDQATSTAWSRAAANYEESIRLARETGQGTDLAMSLAGLAWLESRQGRGDACREHATEAVRLCTRRGIRMGEAWCLYAVGDLELADGDPRAATKTFLDLSRRLDDWGIADADLSPGAELVDALLRLGRPAEAEAEAERYAAAASAKGRPWSVARAHRALGTVADLQSFDRHFEAALEGHADTRDLFEAARTHLAYGGRLRRAGRRVDARAHLRTALESFDDLGADPWARTTAAELEATGEKVARREASGAASLTPQELQVSLLLAEGRTTRETAAALFLSPKTVEYHLRKVYTKLDIHSRAELAEQLLGS, from the coding sequence GTGCTCATCGGACGAGAGGCCGAGCAGCGGATCGTGGACCAGCTGTTCGCCGGAGCGAGGATCGGACGCGGTGGCGCCCTCGCGGTCGTCGGCGAGCCGGGCGTCGGCAAGACGGCGCTGCTGAACGATGCGCTCGAGCGTCTCGAAGGCGTCCGCGTGCTGCGCGCCACCGGTACGGAGGCGGAACAGGACCTTGCGTTCGCCGGGCTCCACCTGCTCCTCCGTCCGGCGTTCCATCTCATCGACGCGCTGCCCGCTCCGCAGGCGGCGGCACTGGGCAGCGCGCTCGCTCTGGAGACGTCGACCGCCGGTGACCGGTTCGCCATCGGCGCAGCCACCCTCGCACTGTTGTGCCGGTACGCCGAGCAGGCGCCGATCGCCGTCGTCGTCGACGACCTGCAGTGGCTCGACCGCCCGTCGGCCGAGGCCCTCGCCTTCGCTGCCCGCCGGCTCGACGCGGACCCCGCCGTCGTCCTGCTCGCCGGCCGATCGGGAGCGTACGACGGCCTCGTCGACGGCCTCGATGTGCTGGAGCTCTCCGGCCTGGACCCGGCGGCCTCGGGTGACCTCGTGCGGTCTCTGGAGGTCGCGCCACCGACCGAGGAGCAGGTGGCCCGGCTGTTCGCCGCGACCGGCGGCAACCCTCTCGCCCTTCTCGAGCTCGGCCGCAACATCGAGCTCCTCGACGACCGGGCGCCGGGGCTCCCGCCGGCGCTGCCCACCACGCTCGCGGCCGCCTTCTCCCGACGCCTGGCGGAGCTCGACCAGGGATCCCGAACCGCCCTGCTCGCCGCCGTGGTCACCAACGGCGACCTCCACCACACGGGAGAGGTCTGCAAGCGACTCGGTCTCGACGTCTCCGGTCTCGGTGCCGCCGAGCGGGCCGGGCTGGTCGTGGTGACGAGCAGCCGCATCGACGTACGGCACCCGCTCGTCCGCGCGGCCGTGTACGCGGAGGCCGACGAGACTCTTCGTCGCGCGGTCCATCTCGCCGAGGCCGACCTGCTGCCGGACGACGCGGAGCGTCGGGCGTGGCACCTGGCGGAGGCGGCCTGGGGTCCCGACCCGGAGGTGTCGGGGCTGCTCGAAGCCGCCGCCGACAGCGCGAGCGCCCGCACGGCGTACACCGTCGCGAGCACCGCCTACGAGCGCGCGGCGCGGCTGAGCACGGACACCGACCGGTGGCACCTCCTGCTCTGCGAGGCCGCCGAGGCAGCGTGGACCGGCGGTCTCCACGACCGAGCGGTCGCCCTCCTCGACGAGATCGACACCCGGCACGTCCCGGACGCCACCCGCTCGCGCACGCTCCGGATCCGGGCGCAGATCGCGGCGCGGAGCGGGTCCGTCGCCGACGCGGTCCGCATCCTCGAGCGCGCCGCACCTCACGCGCCCACACCCGACGACACCGTGTTCCTCCTCGCCGAGGCGCTCCACGCTGCCTTCTACCTGGCCGACGCGGCGGTGTCGACGCGCCTCGCCACGGCGCTGCTCGGCGCCGTCGCGGCGGCCGAGTCGCCCCGCGCCCGCGCCATCGGGCTCGCCGCGGCGGGGATGGCGAAGGTGCTCAGCGGCGACGGCGGGTTGGAGGAGATCCAGATGGCGGTGCCGCTGCTGGCCGCGCACGCCGACCCGGCCGAACACCCCGAGGCGCTGCCGTGGCTGCTGACGACACCGTTGTTCCTCCGCGACGCAGAGACCGGTGCCAACCTGCGCCGGATCGTCGACGACGTGCGGTCCAGGATGGGCGTCGGCCTGCTGCCCAACGTGCTGTTCCATGTCGCCCGGGACCAGGCGACGTCCACCGCCTGGTCTCGGGCCGCAGCCAACTACGAGGAGTCGATCCGGCTCGCTCGGGAGACGGGTCAGGGCACGGACCTCGCCATGTCCCTCGCCGGGCTCGCGTGGCTCGAGTCCCGGCAGGGTCGGGGCGACGCCTGTCGGGAGCATGCGACCGAGGCCGTGCGACTGTGCACCCGACGGGGCATCCGCATGGGCGAGGCCTGGTGCCTCTACGCCGTCGGCGACCTCGAGCTCGCCGACGGCGACCCCCGAGCCGCCACGAAGACGTTCCTCGACCTCTCGCGACGGCTCGACGACTGGGGCATCGCCGACGCCGACCTCTCCCCCGGCGCCGAGCTGGTGGATGCGCTGCTCCGTCTCGGCCGACCCGCAGAGGCGGAGGCCGAGGCGGAGCGGTACGCGGCCGCGGCAAGCGCGAAAGGTCGGCCCTGGTCGGTCGCGCGGGCGCACCGGGCCCTGGGAACCGTGGCCGACCTCCAGTCCTTCGACAGGCACTTCGAGGCGGCCCTCGAAGGTCATGCCGACACCCGCGACCTCTTCGAGGCTGCACGGACCCACCTCGCCTACGGCGGCCGGCTCCGGCGCGCCGGGCGCCGCGTCGATGCCCGCGCACACCTGCGTACCGCGCTCGAGTCCTTCGACGACCTCGGCGCAGACCCGTGGGCCCGGACCACCGCGGCCGAGCTAGAGGCGACAGGCGAGAAGGTGGCGCGGCGGGAGGCGTCGGGAGCGGCGTCCCTGACACCACAGGAGCTGCAGGTGTCGCTGCTCCTCGCCGAGGGCCGCACGACTCGTGAGACCGCGGCCGCGCTCTTCCTCAGCCCGAAGACGGTCGAGTACCACCTGCGGAAGGTCTATACGAAACTGGACATCCACTCCCGCGCCGAGCTCGCCGAGCAGCTCCTCGGTTCGTGA
- the rpe gene encoding ribulose-phosphate 3-epimerase yields the protein MGHIQITPSILNADFAALGAEVARIPSADWIHVDVMDNHFVPNLTFGPTMVEAIARSTSVPLDAHLMIENADREAPAYVEAGCGSVTFHVEATKAPVRLAREIRAKGARASMALKPATPIEPYEDMLAELDMVLLMTVEPGFGGQKFLDLVLPKIRRARAMMDKAGVETWLQVDGGVSLETIERCAEAGADVFVAGSAVYSAADPDAMVNALRDKAVSASDA from the coding sequence GTGGGCCACATCCAGATCACTCCGTCCATCCTCAACGCCGACTTCGCCGCACTCGGGGCCGAGGTCGCCAGGATTCCCAGCGCCGACTGGATCCATGTCGACGTGATGGACAACCACTTCGTGCCCAACCTGACCTTCGGGCCGACGATGGTCGAGGCGATCGCGCGGTCCACGTCGGTGCCGCTGGACGCGCACCTGATGATCGAGAACGCCGACCGCGAGGCCCCGGCCTACGTCGAGGCCGGCTGTGGCTCGGTGACCTTCCACGTCGAGGCCACCAAGGCACCGGTACGGCTGGCCCGCGAGATCCGGGCCAAGGGCGCCCGCGCCTCGATGGCGCTCAAGCCGGCGACCCCGATCGAGCCCTACGAGGACATGCTGGCTGAGCTCGACATGGTGCTGCTGATGACCGTCGAGCCGGGCTTCGGAGGACAGAAGTTCCTCGATCTGGTGCTGCCGAAGATCCGCCGGGCGCGGGCGATGATGGACAAGGCCGGCGTCGAGACGTGGCTGCAGGTCGACGGCGGGGTCTCGCTGGAGACGATCGAGCGCTGCGCCGAGGCCGGGGCCGACGTCTTCGTCGCCGGCTCCGCCGTCTACTCGGCCGCCGACCCGGACGCGATGGTCAACGCGCTGCGGGACAAGGCCGTCTCAGCCTCTGACGCCTGA
- a CDS encoding class I SAM-dependent methyltransferase — protein MTTTDDAMTPGANEVEIDMDKLMAFVFRAVDEVGATLNAALVVMGDKLGYYRDLAANGPSTPSELAARTATGEPYAREWLAAQAAGSYVTYDPATGRFTLPQEHAVALTVEDSPAFLPGMFQIALGTVHDASHILEAARNGGGYGWHEHDSDVHVGCERFFRPSYNAHLVAEWLPALDGVVEKLEGGASVADVGCGHGASTILMAQAFPDSRFVGWDYHEASIATARERAEAAGVADRVTFEVASASAFGGSDYDLVTMFDCLHDMGDPVGAARHVRESLAEDGTWMVVEPVAGDHVEDNLHPVGRAYYGFSTLLCTPSSLAQDVGLALGTQAGPARIRDVTIAAGFTRFEAVAETPFNRVYEVRP, from the coding sequence ATGACTACCACTGATGACGCCATGACCCCGGGCGCGAACGAGGTCGAGATCGACATGGACAAGCTGATGGCCTTCGTCTTCCGCGCGGTGGACGAGGTCGGTGCGACCCTGAACGCCGCTCTGGTGGTGATGGGTGACAAGCTCGGCTACTACCGCGACCTCGCGGCGAACGGGCCGAGCACGCCGTCGGAGCTCGCCGCCCGGACCGCGACCGGCGAGCCGTACGCCCGCGAGTGGCTCGCCGCCCAGGCCGCCGGCTCGTACGTGACCTACGACCCGGCGACCGGCCGGTTCACGCTGCCGCAGGAGCACGCGGTGGCGTTGACCGTCGAGGACAGCCCGGCCTTCCTGCCCGGCATGTTCCAGATCGCCCTCGGCACCGTCCACGACGCTTCGCACATCCTGGAGGCCGCGCGCAACGGCGGCGGCTACGGATGGCACGAGCACGACTCGGACGTCCACGTCGGCTGCGAGCGGTTCTTCCGGCCGAGCTACAACGCCCACCTGGTCGCCGAGTGGCTCCCCGCCCTCGACGGTGTCGTGGAGAAGCTCGAGGGCGGTGCGTCGGTCGCCGACGTGGGCTGCGGCCACGGCGCCTCGACGATCCTGATGGCGCAGGCCTTCCCCGACTCACGCTTCGTCGGGTGGGACTACCACGAAGCGTCGATCGCGACCGCGCGCGAGCGCGCAGAGGCGGCGGGCGTCGCGGACCGGGTGACGTTCGAGGTCGCCTCCGCGTCTGCTTTCGGCGGCAGCGACTACGACCTGGTCACCATGTTCGACTGCCTGCACGACATGGGCGACCCGGTCGGGGCGGCGCGCCACGTTCGGGAGTCCCTGGCCGAGGACGGCACCTGGATGGTCGTCGAGCCCGTCGCCGGCGACCACGTCGAGGACAACCTGCACCCGGTCGGCCGCGCCTACTACGGCTTCTCCACCCTGCTCTGCACGCCGAGCTCTCTCGCCCAGGACGTCGGGCTCGCGCTGGGGACCCAGGCCGGCCCGGCCCGGATCCGCGACGTCACGATCGCGGCCGGGTTCACCCGGTTCGAGGCTGTGGCCGAGACTCCGTTCAACCGTGTCTACGAGGTCCGGCCGTGA